In Nematostella vectensis chromosome 11, jaNemVect1.1, whole genome shotgun sequence, a genomic segment contains:
- the LOC125573916 gene encoding protein ANTAGONIST OF LIKE HETEROCHROMATIN PROTEIN 1-like yields MLQDYIKIPVGEELDKVVAEFKHKWGFPQCVGAIDGSHIPVKAPIEFHADYYNRKGWYSIILQGAVDSRYRFIDINVGWPGKVHDARVFSNSSIFTKGQNKTLFPKEQFADIDGVKVPLFITADAAYPLLPWVMKPFSDNGSLGPEKMHFNYRLSRARILVENAFGRLKGRWRCLLKQNEN; encoded by the coding sequence ATGCTTCAAGACTATATAAAAATCCCTGTTGGTGAAGAGCTTGACAAAGTGGTTGCAGAATTTAAACACAAGTGGGGCTTTCCACAATGTGTTGGTGCAATTGATGGCTCGCACATTCCTGTCAAAGCCCCAATAGAATTCCATGCTGATTACTACAACCGTAAGGGCTGGTATTCTATTATTCTTCAAGGAGCTGTTGACAGCAGATACAGGTTCATTGATATAAATGTGGGATGGCCTGGTAAAGTTCATGATGCCAGAGTTTTTTCAAACTCTTCTATTTTCACAAAAGgtcaaaataaaactttatttcCAAAGGAACAATTTGCTGACATAGATGGTGTTAAAGTACCATTGTTCATCACTGCAGATGCTGCATATCCGCTTTTACCATGGGTGATGAAACCTTTCTCTGATAATGGCAGTCTTGGGCCAGAGAAAATGCATTTCAATTACAGATTAAGTAGGGCCAGAATACTTGTGGAAAACGCCTTCGGCAGGTTAAAGGGAAGATGGAGATGTTtgttaaaacaaaatgaaaattga
- the LOC5502753 gene encoding tetratricopeptide repeat protein 28: protein MDQFKDAESYLLKSFICYEQIFTNLGKLEEAKTNIVDTYIEAYHWLVFVSVVLGKKSQALLVSEQGRSRALSENLQTKYGLQGDATKSSLDQEVCLLVSGTSPSFVVVSLSDKYLHLFTLSSLTPLVVHPAAMQMTDEAEQWLSRLKYLINRVICDGNLHVRQNRDDTFEDRSLDLDYDDESEHQHVLTELARVTLGSKGSEKTNEIGGESSGNRKDKSVAKMWGGGSECHLATRSPLPHTTGKPKASDEGTSGKVPQEHDEDVCSPPPISSAETLRGSGLLKELYRILIEPTEKKLTQDEVVFVPEGVTFMVPFGALQSPDGRFLSEKKAIRFGPSLTTLKLLRECPEDKHCKRGVLVFANPRSNANVFTRRNGADVVKSFHERFANLPAASKEAIKIREILPDVTCLIEYQATKNAVMQSLEKGVGVIHIASHGDSQTGEILVAPEPRMDKHDIAEKEEYLLTMREISSCQINASLVVLSCCHSGRGQIRAEGVMGLARAFLAAGARSVLATLWTIGDNATLEFMERFYRHLASGLSTSASLKRTIWDTISMNDKYSHPYYWGAFVLVGDDVTIR from the coding sequence ATGGACCAGTTTAAAGATGCGGAATCGTATCTTTTAAAAAGCTTCATTTGTTACGAGCAAATCTTCACTAATCTTGGAAAGCTAGAAGAAGCAAAAACTAATATCGTAGATACCTATATTGAAGCATATCACTGGCTAGTCTTTGTGTCAGTTGTACTCGGGAAAAAGAGCCAAGCCTTGTTGGTGTCAGAGCAAGGAAGATCGCGCGCCCTTAGTGAAAACCTTCAAACCAAATATGGACTTCAAGGAGATGCAACAAAGAGCTCATTAGACCAAGAAGTATGTTTGTTAGTCAGTGGTACCTCGCCCTCGTTTGTTGTTGTATCATTGAGTGATAAATACCTTCACTTATTCACTCTCTCATCTCTAACTCCGTTAGTTGTACATCCCGCAGCAATGCAAATGACAGATGAAGCGGAACAATGGCTATCTCGTCTCAAATACCTGATCAACAGAGTTATATGTGATGGAAATCTGCACGTCCGTCAAAATCGCGATGATACCTTCGAAGACAGATCGCTGGACCTGGACTATGATGACGAGTCTGAACATCAACACGTGCTGACAGAACTCGCAAGGGTAACACTAGGGTCCAAGGGCTCAGAGAAGACGAATGAAATCGGAGGCGAATCAAGCGGAAACAGAAAAGACAAGAGTGTCGCCAAGATGTGGGGCGGAGGTAGTGAGTGTCACCTTGCTACCAGGTCTCCTTTACCACATACCACAGGAAAACCGAAGGCGAGTGACGAGGGTACTAGCGGTAAAGTACCACAGGAACACGACGAAGACGTCTGTTCGCCACCCCCAATAAGCAGTGCCGAGACATTGAGAGGGTCCGGTCTACTAAAAGAGCTGTACCGGATACTGATTGAACCAACTGAGAAGAAACTCACCCAAGATGAAGTCGTGTTTGTTCCTGAAGGTGTCACGTTCATGGTCCCATTCGGCGCTCTGCAGTCGCCAGACGGGAGATTCCTTTCTGAGAAAAAGGCAATTCGTTTCGGCCCATCACTCACTACTCTTAAGTTACTGAGAGAATGTCCTGAAGACAAGCACTGCAAACGTGGTGTACTTGTCTTTGCGAATCCAAGATCAAACGCAAACGTATTTACACGCAGGAATGGAGCCGACGTGGTGAAGTCTTTTCACGAGAGGTTTGCAAATCTCCCTGCAGCAAGTAAGGAAGCTATCAAGATCAGAGAAATACTGCCCGACGTGACATGTTTGATCGAGTACCAAGCGACCAAGAATGCGGTGATGCAGAGTCTCGAGAAAGGCGTCGGTGTTATACACATCGCTTCGCACGGTGACTCACAGACGGGTGAAATATTAGTCGCACCAGAACCACGCATGGATAAGCATGATATCGCCGAAAAAGAGGAATACCTCCTGACGATGAGGGAAATCAGCTCGTGTCAGATCAACGCAAGTCTGGTCGTGCTCAGCTGCTGTCATAGCGGCAGAGGCCAGATCAGAGCCGAGGGCGTGATGGGTCTGGCGCGAGCGTTCCTCGCTGCAGGAGCTCGCTCCGTGCTCGCAACGCTGTGGACTATTGGCGACAATGCCACACTGGAGTTCATGGAGCGCTTTTATCGTCACCTGGCCAGCGGATTGTCAACTAGTGCCAGTCTCAAGCGGACAATCTGGGACACCATCTCAATGAATGATAAATACAGCCACCCCTATTACTGGGGCGCGTTTGTTCTCGtcggtgatgacgtcactataCGGTAG
- the LOC116601203 gene encoding tetratricopeptide repeat protein 28-like isoform X1, which yields MCEGKPFSDWGVAEWDAIGRVWSNLPNIFGFLIMWGMTMSPLTPDQQIRLLKVCYDISYLLGSSKMMMCVYLKAGDTFSKIAQYENAMSCYTAAMEIAKSNDDIQTQADCYQLMGEIHCRLHDYDQSMENFQHALSLCQKTGDESGQARAYLGMGDAHRSQGKYEDAMNNYQHALSVFQKTGDESGQASAYLGMGFVHRSQGKYEDAMNSYQQALSLFQKIGYESGQARAYLGMGDAHRSQGKYEDAMNNYQHALSVCQKTGDESCQASAYLGMGFVHRSQGKYEDAMNNYQHALSLFQKTGDESGQASAYLGMGDAHRSQGKYEDAMNNYQHALSLFQKTGDESGQARAYLGMGDVHRSQGKYEDAMNNYQQALSVFKKTGDERGQPNAYLGMGDVHWSQGKYEDAMNSYQRALSLFKKTGYESSQAKAYHGMGKVQSFQGKYEDAMNNYQHALSLCQKTGDESGQAEAYLGMGDVHLSQGKYENSMNNYQHAHSLFQKTGDESGQASAYLGMGDAHRSQGKYEDAMNSYQRALSLFKKTGDESSQAKAYHGMGKVQSFQGKYEDAMNNYQRALSLCHKTGDESSQAKAYNGMGNMHKSQGKYEDALNNYQHALSLFQKAGDQEGQVNTYRAMASIHEDICKYEEEKKCIRQAISLAATLENVQPNLGELGVLYTKSGDFNEANKCYEKQLDLCLKNGDVVGQEQTHVMMGMLHLSQGNLDKAMECCQQAIDKCEKSSSTYSQEIVYWMMAEVHFIRLNYKEALKNFLLAEYNFPKTSTRLLSNIYQRIGKLYVCMGQFEDAESNLLKSFMCYEQIFTNLGKLEDAKTNIVDTYIEAYHSLVFVSVVLGKKSQALLVSEQGRSRALSENLQTKYGLQGDATKNSLDQEVRLLVSGTSPSFVVVSLSDIYLHLFTLSSFTSLVVHPAAMQMTDEAEQWQTHVKYLINRVICDANLHVLQNRDDTFEDRSLDLDNDDESEQQHVLTELARVTLGSKGPEKTNIIGGETSGNRKDKSVAKMWGGDSECHLATRSPLPHTTGKPKASDEGTSGKVPQEHDEDVCTPPPISSAETQRGFDLLKELYRILIEPIEKELTQDEVVFVPEGVTFKVPFGALQSPDGRFLAEKKAIRTGPSLTTLKLLRECPEDKHCKRGVLVVANPRSNANIFTRNKSGADVEMSFHERFANLPAASKEAIKIREILPDVTCLIEDQATKNAVMQSLQKGVGVIHIASHGDSKTGEILVAPEPRMDKHDIAEKEEYLLTMKEISSCQINASLVVLSCCHSGRGQIRAEGVMGLARAFLAAGARSVLATLWAIGDNAALEFMERFYRHLASGLSTSASLKRTIRDTISMNDKYSHPYYWGAFVLVGDDVTIL from the coding sequence ATGTGTGAGGGCAAGCCTTTTTCTGACTGGGGCGTGGCCGAGTGGGACGCCATTGGCAGGGTGTGGTCCAACCTTCCCAACATATTCGGTTTCCTGATTATGTGGGGGATGACCATGAGCCCGCTGACACCAGACCAGCAGATTCGTTTACTGAAAGTATGTTACGATATTTCGTACTTGCTCGGGAGCAGCAAGATGATGATGTGTGTGTATTTGAAAGCGGGCGacacattttctaaaatagcGCAGTATGAAAATGCAATGTCATGTTATACAGCTGCTATGGAAATAGCGAAATCAAATGATGACATTCAGACTCAAGCAGATTGTTATCAATTGATGGGTGAAATTCATTGCAGGCTGCACGATTACGATCAGTCAATGGAGAATTTCCAACACGCACTTAGTCTATGtcaaaagacaggtgacgAGAGTGGTCAAGCTCGTGCATACCTGGGTATGGGTGATGCGCACAGGTCTcagggcaagtacgaggacgcaatgaataactaccaacacGCACTTAGTGTATTCCAAAAAACAGGTGACGAGAGTGGTCAAGCTAGTGCATACCTGGGTATGGGTTTTGTGCACAGGTCTcagggcaagtacgaggacgcaatgaataGCTACCAACAAgcacttagtctatttcaaaagatAGGTTACGAGAGTGGTCAAGCTCGTGCATACCTGGGTATGGGTGATGCGCACAGGTCTcagggcaagtacgaggacgcaatgaataactaccaacacGCACTTAGTGTATGTCAAAAAACAGGTGACGAGAGTTGTCAAGCTAGTGCATACCTGGGTATGGGTTTTGTGCACAGGTCTcagggcaagtacgaggacgcaatgaataactaccaacacgcacttagtctatttcaaaagacaggtgacgAGAGTGGTCAAGCTAGTGCATACCTGGGTATGGGTGATGCGCACAGGTCTcagggcaagtacgaggacgcaatgaataactaccaacacgcacttagtctatttcaaaagacaggtgacgAGAGTGGTCAAGCTCGTGCATACCTGGGTATGGGTGATGTGCACAGGTCTcagggcaagtacgaggacgcaatgaataactaccaacaaGCACTTAGTGTATTCAAAAAAACAGGTGACGAGAGAGGTCAACCTAATGCATACCTGGGTATGGGTGATGTGCACTGGTCTcagggcaagtacgaggacgcaatgaataGCTACCAACGCGCACTTAGTCTATTTAAAAAGACAGGTTACGAGAGTAGTCAAGCTAAGGCATACCATGGTATGGGTAAAGTGCAAAGCTTTCAGGGCAAGTATgaggacgcaatgaataactaccaacacgcacttagtctatgtcaaaagacaggtgacgAGAGTGGTCAAGCTGAAGCATACCTCGGTATGGGTGATGTTCACTTGTCTCAGGGCAAGTACGAGAACTcaatgaataactaccaacacgcacatagtctatttcaaaagacaggtgacgAGAGTGGTCAAGCTAGTGCATACCTGGGTATGGGTGATGCGCACAGGTCTcagggcaagtacgaggacgcaatgaataGCTACCAACGCGCACTTAGTCTATTTAAAAAGACAGGTGACGAGAGTAGTCAAGCTAAGGCATACCATGGTATGGGTAAAGTGCAAAGCTTTcagggcaagtacgaggacgcaatgaataactaccaacGCGCACTTAGTCTATGTCATAAAACAGGTGACGAGAGTAGTCAAGCTAAGGCATACAATGGTATGGGTAATATGCACAAGTCTcagggcaagtacgaggacgcattgaataactaccaacacGCACTCAGTCTATTTCAAAAGGCAGGTGACCAGGAGGGTCAAGTTAACACATACCGCGCTATGGCGAGTATTCACGAAGATATTTGTAAATACGAGGAGGAGAAGAAATGCATTCGTCAAGCAATCAGTCTTGCTGCAACGTTAGAGAACGTGCAGCCCAACCTAGGGGAGCTTGGAGTACTATACACGAAAAGTGGAGACTTCAACGAGGCGAACAAGTGTTACGAAAAGCAGCTTGATTTATGTTTAAAGAATGGCGACGTAGTTGGGCAAGAACAGACACATGTTATGATGGGTATGCTGCACCTGTCTCAAGGTAACCTCGATAAGGCTATGGAGTGCTGCCAACAAGCGATAGATAAGTGCGAGAAGAGTAGTAGCACGTATAGCCAAGAAATAGTGTATTGGATGATGGCTGAAGTGCATTTTATTCGTCTTAACTACAAGGAGGCACTTAAGAACTTCCTGCTTGCAGAATATAATTTTCCGAAAACTAGCACTCGCTTACTTTCTAATATATACCAGCGTATCGGCAAGTTGTATGTCTGTATGGGCCAGTTTGAAGATGCGGAATcgaatcttttaaaaagcTTCATGTGCTACGAGCAAATCTTCACTAATCTTGGAAAGCTAGAAGACGCAAAAACTAATATCGTAGATACCTATATTGAGGCATATCACTCGCTAGTCTTTGTGTCAGTGGTACTCGGGAAAAAGAGCCAAGCCTTGTTGGTGTCAGAGCAAGGAAGATCGCGCGCCCTTAGTGAAAACCTTCAAACCAAATATGGACTTCAAGGAGATGCAACAAAGAACTCATTAGACCAAGAAGTACGTTTGTTAGTCAGTGGTACCTCGCCCTCGTTTGTTGTTGTATCATTGAGTGATATATACCTTCACTTATTCACTCTCTCATCTTTTACTTCGTTAGTTGTACATCCCGCAGCAATGCAAATGACAGATGAAGCGGAACAATGGCAAACTCATGTCAAATACCTGATCAACAGAGTTATATGTGATGCAAATCTGCACGTCCTTCAAAATCGCGATGATACCTTTGAAGACAGATCGCTGGACCTGGACAATGATGACGAGTCTGAACAACAACACGTGCTGACAGAACTCGCAAGGGTAACACTAGGGTCCAAGGGCCCAGAGAAGACGAATATAATCGGAGGCGAAACAAGCGGAAACAGAAAAGACAAGAGTGTCGCCAAGATGTGGGGCGGAGATAGTGAGTGTCACCTTGCTACCAGGTCTCCTTTACCACATACCACAGGAAAACCGAAGGCGAGTGACGAGGGTACTAGCGGTAAGGTACCACAGGAGCACGACGAAGACGTCTGTACGCCACCCCCAATAAGCAGTGCCGAGACACAGAGAGGGTTCGATCTACTAAAAGAGCTGTACCGGATACTTATTGAACCAATTGAGAAGGAACTCACCCAAGATGAGGTCGTGTTTGTTCCTGAAGGTGTTACGTTCAAGGTCCCCTTCGGCGCTCTGCAATCACCGGACGGGAGATTCCTCGCTGAGAAAAAGGCAATTCGTACTGGCCCATCACTCACTACTCTTAAGTTACTGAGAGAATGTCCTGAAGACAAGCACTGCAAACGTGGTGTACTTGTCGTTGCGAATCCAAGATCGAACGCAAACATATTTACACGCAACAAGAGTGGAGCCGACGTGGAGATGTCTTTTCACGAGAGGTTTGCAAATCTCCCTGCAGCAAGTAAGGAAGCTATCAAGATCAGAGAAATACTTCCAGACGTGACATGTTTGATCGAGGACCAAGCGACCAAGAATGCGGTGATGCAGAGTCTCCAGAAAGGCGTCGGTGTTATCCACATCGCTTCGCACGGTGACTCAAAGACGGGGGAAATATTAGTCGCACCAGAACCACGCATGGATAAGCATGATATCGCCGAAAAAGAGGAATACCTCCTGACGATGAAGGAAATCAGCTCGTGTCAGATCAACGCAAGTCTGGTCGTACTCAGCTGCTGTCATAGCGGCAGAGGCCAGATCAGAGCCGAGGGCGTGATGGGTCTGGCGCGAGCGTTCCTCGCTGCAGGAGCTCGCTCCGTGCTCGCAACGCTGTGGGCGATTGGCGACAATGCCGCACTGGAGTTCATGGAGCGCTTTTATCGTCACCTGGCCAGCGGATTGTCAACTAGTGCCAGTCTCAAGCGGACAATCCGGGACACCATCTCAATGAATGATAAATACAGCCACCCCTATTACTGGGGCGCGTTTGTTCTCGtcggtgatgacgtcactataCTGTAG
- the LOC116601203 gene encoding tetratricopeptide repeat protein 28-like isoform X2, translated as MENFQHALSLCQKTGDESGQARAYLGMGDAHRSQGKYEDAMNNYQHALSVFQKTGDESGQASAYLGMGFVHRSQGKYEDAMNSYQQALSLFQKIGYESGQARAYLGMGDAHRSQGKYEDAMNNYQHALSVCQKTGDESCQASAYLGMGFVHRSQGKYEDAMNNYQHALSLFQKTGDESGQASAYLGMGDAHRSQGKYEDAMNNYQHALSLFQKTGDESGQARAYLGMGDVHRSQGKYEDAMNNYQQALSVFKKTGDERGQPNAYLGMGDVHWSQGKYEDAMNSYQRALSLFKKTGYESSQAKAYHGMGKVQSFQGKYEDAMNNYQHALSLCQKTGDESGQAEAYLGMGDVHLSQGKYENSMNNYQHAHSLFQKTGDESGQASAYLGMGDAHRSQGKYEDAMNSYQRALSLFKKTGDESSQAKAYHGMGKVQSFQGKYEDAMNNYQRALSLCHKTGDESSQAKAYNGMGNMHKSQGKYEDALNNYQHALSLFQKAGDQEGQVNTYRAMASIHEDICKYEEEKKCIRQAISLAATLENVQPNLGELGVLYTKSGDFNEANKCYEKQLDLCLKNGDVVGQEQTHVMMGMLHLSQGNLDKAMECCQQAIDKCEKSSSTYSQEIVYWMMAEVHFIRLNYKEALKNFLLAEYNFPKTSTRLLSNIYQRIGKLYVCMGQFEDAESNLLKSFMCYEQIFTNLGKLEDAKTNIVDTYIEAYHSLVFVSVVLGKKSQALLVSEQGRSRALSENLQTKYGLQGDATKNSLDQEVRLLVSGTSPSFVVVSLSDIYLHLFTLSSFTSLVVHPAAMQMTDEAEQWQTHVKYLINRVICDANLHVLQNRDDTFEDRSLDLDNDDESEQQHVLTELARVTLGSKGPEKTNIIGGETSGNRKDKSVAKMWGGDSECHLATRSPLPHTTGKPKASDEGTSGKVPQEHDEDVCTPPPISSAETQRGFDLLKELYRILIEPIEKELTQDEVVFVPEGVTFKVPFGALQSPDGRFLAEKKAIRTGPSLTTLKLLRECPEDKHCKRGVLVVANPRSNANIFTRNKSGADVEMSFHERFANLPAASKEAIKIREILPDVTCLIEDQATKNAVMQSLQKGVGVIHIASHGDSKTGEILVAPEPRMDKHDIAEKEEYLLTMKEISSCQINASLVVLSCCHSGRGQIRAEGVMGLARAFLAAGARSVLATLWAIGDNAALEFMERFYRHLASGLSTSASLKRTIRDTISMNDKYSHPYYWGAFVLVGDDVTIL; from the coding sequence ATGGAGAATTTCCAACACGCACTTAGTCTATGtcaaaagacaggtgacgAGAGTGGTCAAGCTCGTGCATACCTGGGTATGGGTGATGCGCACAGGTCTcagggcaagtacgaggacgcaatgaataactaccaacacGCACTTAGTGTATTCCAAAAAACAGGTGACGAGAGTGGTCAAGCTAGTGCATACCTGGGTATGGGTTTTGTGCACAGGTCTcagggcaagtacgaggacgcaatgaataGCTACCAACAAgcacttagtctatttcaaaagatAGGTTACGAGAGTGGTCAAGCTCGTGCATACCTGGGTATGGGTGATGCGCACAGGTCTcagggcaagtacgaggacgcaatgaataactaccaacacGCACTTAGTGTATGTCAAAAAACAGGTGACGAGAGTTGTCAAGCTAGTGCATACCTGGGTATGGGTTTTGTGCACAGGTCTcagggcaagtacgaggacgcaatgaataactaccaacacgcacttagtctatttcaaaagacaggtgacgAGAGTGGTCAAGCTAGTGCATACCTGGGTATGGGTGATGCGCACAGGTCTcagggcaagtacgaggacgcaatgaataactaccaacacgcacttagtctatttcaaaagacaggtgacgAGAGTGGTCAAGCTCGTGCATACCTGGGTATGGGTGATGTGCACAGGTCTcagggcaagtacgaggacgcaatgaataactaccaacaaGCACTTAGTGTATTCAAAAAAACAGGTGACGAGAGAGGTCAACCTAATGCATACCTGGGTATGGGTGATGTGCACTGGTCTcagggcaagtacgaggacgcaatgaataGCTACCAACGCGCACTTAGTCTATTTAAAAAGACAGGTTACGAGAGTAGTCAAGCTAAGGCATACCATGGTATGGGTAAAGTGCAAAGCTTTCAGGGCAAGTATgaggacgcaatgaataactaccaacacgcacttagtctatgtcaaaagacaggtgacgAGAGTGGTCAAGCTGAAGCATACCTCGGTATGGGTGATGTTCACTTGTCTCAGGGCAAGTACGAGAACTcaatgaataactaccaacacgcacatagtctatttcaaaagacaggtgacgAGAGTGGTCAAGCTAGTGCATACCTGGGTATGGGTGATGCGCACAGGTCTcagggcaagtacgaggacgcaatgaataGCTACCAACGCGCACTTAGTCTATTTAAAAAGACAGGTGACGAGAGTAGTCAAGCTAAGGCATACCATGGTATGGGTAAAGTGCAAAGCTTTcagggcaagtacgaggacgcaatgaataactaccaacGCGCACTTAGTCTATGTCATAAAACAGGTGACGAGAGTAGTCAAGCTAAGGCATACAATGGTATGGGTAATATGCACAAGTCTcagggcaagtacgaggacgcattgaataactaccaacacGCACTCAGTCTATTTCAAAAGGCAGGTGACCAGGAGGGTCAAGTTAACACATACCGCGCTATGGCGAGTATTCACGAAGATATTTGTAAATACGAGGAGGAGAAGAAATGCATTCGTCAAGCAATCAGTCTTGCTGCAACGTTAGAGAACGTGCAGCCCAACCTAGGGGAGCTTGGAGTACTATACACGAAAAGTGGAGACTTCAACGAGGCGAACAAGTGTTACGAAAAGCAGCTTGATTTATGTTTAAAGAATGGCGACGTAGTTGGGCAAGAACAGACACATGTTATGATGGGTATGCTGCACCTGTCTCAAGGTAACCTCGATAAGGCTATGGAGTGCTGCCAACAAGCGATAGATAAGTGCGAGAAGAGTAGTAGCACGTATAGCCAAGAAATAGTGTATTGGATGATGGCTGAAGTGCATTTTATTCGTCTTAACTACAAGGAGGCACTTAAGAACTTCCTGCTTGCAGAATATAATTTTCCGAAAACTAGCACTCGCTTACTTTCTAATATATACCAGCGTATCGGCAAGTTGTATGTCTGTATGGGCCAGTTTGAAGATGCGGAATcgaatcttttaaaaagcTTCATGTGCTACGAGCAAATCTTCACTAATCTTGGAAAGCTAGAAGACGCAAAAACTAATATCGTAGATACCTATATTGAGGCATATCACTCGCTAGTCTTTGTGTCAGTGGTACTCGGGAAAAAGAGCCAAGCCTTGTTGGTGTCAGAGCAAGGAAGATCGCGCGCCCTTAGTGAAAACCTTCAAACCAAATATGGACTTCAAGGAGATGCAACAAAGAACTCATTAGACCAAGAAGTACGTTTGTTAGTCAGTGGTACCTCGCCCTCGTTTGTTGTTGTATCATTGAGTGATATATACCTTCACTTATTCACTCTCTCATCTTTTACTTCGTTAGTTGTACATCCCGCAGCAATGCAAATGACAGATGAAGCGGAACAATGGCAAACTCATGTCAAATACCTGATCAACAGAGTTATATGTGATGCAAATCTGCACGTCCTTCAAAATCGCGATGATACCTTTGAAGACAGATCGCTGGACCTGGACAATGATGACGAGTCTGAACAACAACACGTGCTGACAGAACTCGCAAGGGTAACACTAGGGTCCAAGGGCCCAGAGAAGACGAATATAATCGGAGGCGAAACAAGCGGAAACAGAAAAGACAAGAGTGTCGCCAAGATGTGGGGCGGAGATAGTGAGTGTCACCTTGCTACCAGGTCTCCTTTACCACATACCACAGGAAAACCGAAGGCGAGTGACGAGGGTACTAGCGGTAAGGTACCACAGGAGCACGACGAAGACGTCTGTACGCCACCCCCAATAAGCAGTGCCGAGACACAGAGAGGGTTCGATCTACTAAAAGAGCTGTACCGGATACTTATTGAACCAATTGAGAAGGAACTCACCCAAGATGAGGTCGTGTTTGTTCCTGAAGGTGTTACGTTCAAGGTCCCCTTCGGCGCTCTGCAATCACCGGACGGGAGATTCCTCGCTGAGAAAAAGGCAATTCGTACTGGCCCATCACTCACTACTCTTAAGTTACTGAGAGAATGTCCTGAAGACAAGCACTGCAAACGTGGTGTACTTGTCGTTGCGAATCCAAGATCGAACGCAAACATATTTACACGCAACAAGAGTGGAGCCGACGTGGAGATGTCTTTTCACGAGAGGTTTGCAAATCTCCCTGCAGCAAGTAAGGAAGCTATCAAGATCAGAGAAATACTTCCAGACGTGACATGTTTGATCGAGGACCAAGCGACCAAGAATGCGGTGATGCAGAGTCTCCAGAAAGGCGTCGGTGTTATCCACATCGCTTCGCACGGTGACTCAAAGACGGGGGAAATATTAGTCGCACCAGAACCACGCATGGATAAGCATGATATCGCCGAAAAAGAGGAATACCTCCTGACGATGAAGGAAATCAGCTCGTGTCAGATCAACGCAAGTCTGGTCGTACTCAGCTGCTGTCATAGCGGCAGAGGCCAGATCAGAGCCGAGGGCGTGATGGGTCTGGCGCGAGCGTTCCTCGCTGCAGGAGCTCGCTCCGTGCTCGCAACGCTGTGGGCGATTGGCGACAATGCCGCACTGGAGTTCATGGAGCGCTTTTATCGTCACCTGGCCAGCGGATTGTCAACTAGTGCCAGTCTCAAGCGGACAATCCGGGACACCATCTCAATGAATGATAAATACAGCCACCCCTATTACTGGGGCGCGTTTGTTCTCGtcggtgatgacgtcactataCTGTAG